The following nucleotide sequence is from Candidatus Hinthialibacter antarcticus.
TTTTGATTTGCTTACGGACGCGGTTTCCCAACACGGCGGGGAACCCCAAAAAGTCCGCGCTGACGATAGCGACGCGGACATCGTCGTCTTCAACCACCAATGCGCGTACGGACAATTCGCCCAGCGCTTTTGTCGCCGGGTTCGATGGGCCGATTCCGCCGGAGACGGGCAGCAGCGGATCGGGCATGACCGAACGGACGGCGACGCCCGCTTTAAATTCTGCAAAGGATGTTGTCGCGAACAAACAAAGCGCGGCAATAATGACTATGATTTGCTTCATTATTCTTCCCCGTTCTAACAAATTCACTTGAATCAAGATTTAAATTGAAGTGAATAGTTTTTGTGATGCTATGCTGACACAAAAATCCCCGCCTCTCAACCGAGAAGCGGGGATTGTCTTTTTAAATCAATGCCCAGGATTACAACTTGATTTTTGCGTCGTATTTCAAGTTTGATTTCATCATCTCGTCCCAGGTGACTTCTTTGTTGCCATAGGCGGCCATGCGGCCCAAGACGCAAGTCAGCGTGCTGGTCGCGCCGATTTCAGCCTGGTTGACGAAGTTACCGCTGCGGATGCTTTCTTCGAGTTTCTTCACTTTGCTTTCTTCGGCGCCGCCTAAGAGGCTCTTGCGTTCCGAGTGCCAATCGTTGGGGCCGGTGATGTGTCCGCCGCCGCCGTATGATGCTTCGCCGACCCCTTTTGTCCCGAAGACGCGGTCGAGACATTCGCCCCAGCCGGTCAGATATTGCGACGACCCGAATGAGATTTTTACCTCGCCGGGGTAGTCGTAAATCACTTCGAAATGGTCCCAGCAATCGCCAACGTCAGTACGCGCTTTGCGTCCGCCCGTTCCAACGGCTTTGACAGGATGCCCGTCGAGGAACCAGTTGCATACGTCGATGACGTGGACGTTCTGCTCAGTAATGATGTCGCCGGAGAGCACCTGGTCGAATACCCAGTTGCGCAGGCGGAATTCCTGTTCGCTGGCGTTGTCGAGTTTCTTCACGCCCAGGCGCCCGGAGTGATAATGGACCATGCCCGCGACGGGGTCGCCGATGTCGCCGTTTTGGATGCGTTTTTGCACTTCTTGATATTCGGGACTCTCGCGAATCTGGAAGCCGACCATCAAACTGACTTTGCCGTGGGCTTTTTTGCCGATTTCCATCACGCGCTTGGCGCCCGCTACGTCGACCGCTACCGGTTTTTCGCAATAGACGTGTTTGCCTGCGTTGACCACTGCCTCCAGGTGTAAGGGGTGATAATAGGGCGGGCTGGTAATCAACACATGGTCGAGGTCTTCTTCCAGCAATTTCTTATAGCCGTCCATGCCCGCAAACAGTTTGGACGACTCAATTTTTTTGCGGTCCATCGCAAGCAGGCGCTCGCCGAGGCCTTGCTGGGTGCTTTCCAAACGGTCTTGGAAGAAGTCGGCCAGGCCGATAATTTGCGAATTGGTGTTACGGATAAACACGCCCGATACGTGGTTGCCGCGTCCGCCGCAGCCAATCACGCCCATGCGCAGGGCGCTGTTTGCGGTTGCGGTAAATGCGGTCTTCGAACTCACGAGCATTAAACTTGCGGTAGAGGCCGCGCTGGTGGTGAGAAAGTTGCGGCGCGGCACAGCGGTTTGATCGCTTGATTGGTTCATGCTTGCCTCGTTTGATTCAGATTTGTTTTTTTTATTTATTGCCAAAATTGTGTGCGGATTGATTTGGCAACAATCACGTTGCCCGTGTGATTCTTGCCGATTGTACCTGAACTCATTATAAATACACTTTTTATAACCGCACTTCAACTCAGCGCCTTATTATTAAGCAAACATAATAAAAGCGCAACCTGGAAATAAAATAATACCAAGTTCATCCGGTCAGTGAGTACTTACAGTGATGGATGACCATGATTGTATTACGAAAACATATTCCGGCATATCAAAAATTGAAAAACCAAATTAGGCATGGGGGCAACTCTGGGAGCGCCTGTGTATGAGGGCCTGAAAGCCCGCACTGAAGCGAGCAGAGTTGTACCCATGCCACATGCAGCCTGGTAGGGTAGGCTCGCGGAGCAGCCCACCGGAAAACGAACAAAACGAAAATTGGTTTCGCGTTCTTTGATAAGTTGAATGAGGAGAGGTGTTCCTAAAAAAACGCCCCACCGAATGTTCGATGAGGCGTTGTAGCGGCTGATCTTGTCGTGTGGGTTTATGATTTGGCGCGGGCGGCGCGCTTTTCTTCTTTTTTCTTCTGCGCGATGTAATACTCCGGCAAGTCGTGCGAAACCGGGACGGTTTTCTCTTCTTCTTCCTTCCACGTCATGCCTTTACGGAACCATTCGTCTTTTTTCTCAATCGGAACCAGCAGGCGGTCTTTGGTATAGATGAAGTCGTCGCGATGGGTGCTGGCGGCTTCCCAATTGGGGCCCATGACAATGGCGTCTTCGGGGCAGGCTTCTTCACAAAAGCCGCAGAAGATGCAGCGCAGCATGTCGATCTGGTAAAATTTCGCATGACGTTCGCCGTGCGACACCATGTTATCGGGCGTGTTTTCGCAAGCTTCGAGATAGATCGCGTCTGACGGGCAGACCACCGAACAAAGGCCGCACCCTACGCAGCGTTCTTTTCCATCCTCGAAGCGCTGTAAGCGGTGCACCCCGCGAAAGCGCGGCGATTGAGAGCGCTTCTGGTTGGGATAGTTAAACGTAACTGGTTTACGGAACAGGTGGCGAAAGGTCAACGACATGCCTTTGACGATCGCCAAAAAAATCTGGAACGAGCGCGACCAGCCAAGGGTTTTGATTTGCCCCGCCGTGACATGGACTTTTACGCGGCCTTGTTTGGGTTCCGCAGGAATCTGTTTAAACACCGCTTCTTGCATCGGACAGTATCCTTAAAATAGGGTGGACATTTTTTTTGAAGCGCCGAAGGTGCAGGTCGTCACATGAGCGTATATTTAACCCGAAACGAGAGTAAATTCCAGTGTGTCTTGGTTTTTTTCCTGTTGTAGTCAAATGAGTTACATCTGGCTGGCTGCGGCAATTTGCCGCGCAAGAATGCCGCAGTTAAGTCACGAATGGCTGCGGCATTATTGCTGAATTGTAGTATGTGTAACATGAATATCAGATAGGAAAATACGATTTAACGCGCTGTTTTATTGAGGTTTATTGAGTAGGGTGTTAAAACTTACTGGTTCGATCAAACTCGCATGGTAATTGCATGTTTCCTACATAGCTGTATAACGATTTATTCAAAAGCCCTGACTTTAATGAGGAAGAGAGCCAACTTAGGATGATGGATCAACAACGCGCCGAATCTTCTTCCTGCCACTTTATCGTTCTGAGTTTTAACCATCAGAATCTCGCGCTGCCTGACTTACGCCAGTATCTTTTTGAGCAAGATGAACTGGACGCATTTTTAGCCAGCCTGAAAACGCGATGCCACATTGACGACGCGATCGGGTTGTGTACGTGTAACCGCGCTGAAATCTATATCATTACCAATTCCGTTCGCGAAGGTATGACCACAGCGTTACAAGCGCTGGCGGAACGCAACCATGTTTCGGTTGAAGACTTGCTTTCGATCCTGACCGTGAAGGTCGATTCAAACGCGGTGACCCATCTCGCCCGGCTGGCGTCCGGTTTGGAGTCAATGGTGGTGGGCGACGGGCAGATATTAGGGCAACTAAAAAAGTCTTACCAACAGGCCAACCAAGATAATGGCGCCCATCGGGCGACCCATATTCTCTTGCAAAAAGCGTTTTCCATTGCCAAGCGGGTGCGCAACGAAACCGGGCTGGGCAAAGGCCGGGTGTCGGTCAGCGCCTTGGCGGTCGAGTTTGCCAAAGAGCATTTCGGCTCCATGCACAAAGTACGCGCCGCTGTAGTCGGCGCTGGCAAGATGAGTTCGCTGGCGGCGAAGTATTTATATCAGGCGGGCGTGAAAGAACTGCGCATCGTTAACCGCACCTACGAAAGTGCGCAAGAACTCGCCCAGCAAGTCAACGCGACCGTGTTTGGGTTAGACGAAATCGAACGCGCCCTGCAAGGCTGCGACTTGATTATCTGCGGCACCGCCTCGACTGAGCCCGTGATTACTCCCGCATTGTTTGAATCCGAACGCCTGCGCGGTCAAGCGCCGCAGATGGCGATTGATATTGCCTTGCCGCCCGACATCGACCCCGCCGTCGCTGAAATGGACTGCGTTGAAGTGGTCAGCTTAGAAGACCTGCGCGCTTGCGCCGAACGAAACCAGGCGGGCCGCGAAAGCGAACTGGCTCACGCCGAAGAAATTGTAATGAGCGAACTCAAACAACTCGGTCCTTGGCCGCAACCCATTCAACTTGACCAGATCGCCAAAGACCTGGGCGTTTATGCAGACCGTATTTATCAAGAAGAATTGCAAGGCTTGTATGATCTGGTTCCTGATTTAACGCCAGAGCAGCAAGAAGCCGTCGCCGCCCGCATGAAACGCATGGCGGAACGCATCGTGCTCGCGCCGCGCCGCAATTTGCGCCGGGGCGAAACCATTAAATCATGCCCCGAAGCAGTCAAGTGTCTGGCGGAAGTATTTCGCGAAGCCAGCGGCGCGCGTTCGCTGGCAGCCGTGACGCTTGAACCTGCATCCACCAACGAAAAATAATCCAATTTAGAGAGAGCATTCGATGACGCAAGCCTCATCCCCAAAACCGACAACGCAGCTGACGAAAAAACAACGCTTCATGGGGGCCATCGAACACAAGCCCATTGACCGCCCGCCCGTATGGCTGATGCGCCAGGCGGGACGTTACCTGCCCGAATATCAGGCGGTGAAGGCGAAATACACCTTCCATGAAATGTGCCGTATGCCCGACATCGCGGCGGACGTTTCCATCCAACCGATGGACCGGTTTGGTATGGACGCGATCATTGTGTTCAATGATATTTTGATTCCCCTGCAAGACATGGGCTTCACGGTGGAATACAAAGAAGGCGGCCCGGTGGTTGATCCGCCTGCGCGTTGCCATGGCGATTTGTCGCGCATTCAACCCGCGCGTTTCGATGAAACCCCGGCGGTGTTTGATTCGTTGACTGAGATCCGCCGACGCGTAGGCGATGACGTCCCGGTGCTCGGTTTTGCGGGCGCGCCCTTCACCATGGCGGCCTATATGAGCGAAGGCGTGACCAGCAAGAACCTGCGCCACATCAAAACCCTGACCTATGGACAACCGGATTTGCTGCAGCAGTTGCTGGAGCGGGTAACCGAAACCGTGATCGACTACCTGCGCATCCAAATCAAAGCAGGCGTGAACGCAGTGCAGATTTTCGACACCTGGGCGGGCGCGCTCTCGAAAGAGGCGTACCGCAAATTTGCGCTGCCATACCAACAACAAGTCATCAAGACAATTCAAGACGAGGGAACCCCGGTTATACTCTATGTGAAGAATTCACCGCATGTGTTAGATGAACTGGGCGACAGCGGCGCCGCCGTGGTCAGCGTCGATTGGCTCACGCCGCTCAACGAAGCGCATGTGCGTTTAGGTAAATCGGTTGCGCTGCAAGGCAACATGGACCCGACGGTGTTGTATGCGAATCCCGAAGCGGTCGCGCAAGAGGCTCAACGCATACTCGAAGGCCTCGACCGCACCACCGGACACATCGTCAACTTAGGACACGGCATCTTGCCCGAAACGCCGGTCGAGAGCGTGCGCGCATTTGTAGAAACGGTCAAAGGATATGAATACGCTTCCCACAGCGCCTAAACCCGAGATCGACCGCGATCTCATCAATAAATACAGTATGCGCGGGCCGCGCTACACCAGCTATCCGACTGCGCCTGAATGGAGCGACGCCGTCGGCGAAGAGGCCTATTGGCGCCATATCGAAGCCACCAATCCCGGCGATTCCACCCAACCGCTGTCGTTGTATATTCACATTCCATTCTGCGGCGAACGCTGCCATTTCTGCGGCTGCAACGTCATCATCACCAGTCGTGAAGATATTCACAATAATTACGTCGATCTGGTTTGTATGGAGGTCGAGCGGGTCGCGGCGAAAGTCGACAAAACCCGCCGCGTGATTCAGTTTCACCTCGGGGGCGGAACCCCAACCGAAATTTCGCCCGCCGCGCTGGAACGGCTGCTCAAGTTTGTGAAGGGGCAATTTAACTTTGACCCCGCCGCCGAACTCTCCATCGAAGTCGACCTGCGAGTGACCACGCCCCAACATCTCGACGTGTTAATTGGCTGCGGCTTCAACCGCATCTCGATGGGCGTACAGGATTTTTCAAAAGAAACCCAGGAAGCCATTAACCGCCTTCAGAGTCGCGAACAAACAGAGGATTTCATCAAACTCTGCCGCGAAAAAGGCTTTGTCAGCGTCAATGTTGACTTGGTCTACGGCCTGCCGCATCAAAGCACAGATACAGTTAACAAGACGCTGGATGCGATTTTTGAAATTGACCCCGACCGCATCGCGTTATACAACTACGCATTTTTGCCTGGCAAACTCGGCAACCAGCGCCGCATGGAAGAATCGTGGCTGCCGTCCGCCGAAGAACGCTTTAACATCTTTCAACTCGCGATTGACCGCTTTACCGAAAACGGATTTGTCTATATCGGCATGGACCACTTCGCCAAGCCCGACGACGAACTCACCATCGCCCAGCGCGAAGGTACGCTTCAGCGTAACTTCATGGGCTTCACCACCCGCGCCGGGGCCGATCTCTATTCGTTCGGGGTGTCGTCAATCAGCAGCCTGGACGCGATTTACACGCAAAATATCAAAAAATTACACACGTATGAAAAACTGGTTCGCGGCGGCGCGTTGCCAATCGAGCGCGGCATCGAACTTACGAAGGACGACCGCATGCGCCGCTGGGTCATCATGGAACTCATGTGTAATCTGCGCCTGCCCGTTGAGCGCTTCAACCAGACTTGGGACGAAAACTTCCATGACTATTTCGCCGATGAACTGACGCGCTTAAAACCGTTTATCGACGATGGGTTGATCGAGCCCAATATCACCAAAGAAATCCATGTGCTCGAATTGGGACGCATTATCATTCGCCCCATCGCCATGGTGTTTGATTATTACTTGCAACAGGCGCAACAAACCGGACGCAAGACGCCGACGTTTTCAAAAACTTTATAAGCAATATTCTTTAGACGATTAGAAGCCATCTCAAAAATATGTGAGCCAAACATAGTGAGGAATCAAGGCGACCGAACCGAGGGGG
It contains:
- a CDS encoding Gfo/Idh/MocA family oxidoreductase, translating into MNQSSDQTAVPRRNFLTTSAASTASLMLVSSKTAFTATANSALRMGVIGCGGRGNHVSGVFIRNTNSQIIGLADFFQDRLESTQQGLGERLLAMDRKKIESSKLFAGMDGYKKLLEEDLDHVLITSPPYYHPLHLEAVVNAGKHVYCEKPVAVDVAGAKRVMEIGKKAHGKVSLMVGFQIRESPEYQEVQKRIQNGDIGDPVAGMVHYHSGRLGVKKLDNASEQEFRLRNWVFDQVLSGDIITEQNVHVIDVCNWFLDGHPVKAVGTGGRKARTDVGDCWDHFEVIYDYPGEVKISFGSSQYLTGWGECLDRVFGTKGVGEASYGGGGHITGPNDWHSERKSLLGGAEESKVKKLEESIRSGNFVNQAEIGATSTLTCVLGRMAAYGNKEVTWDEMMKSNLKYDAKIKL
- the nuoI gene encoding NADH-quinone oxidoreductase subunit NuoI, whose amino-acid sequence is MQEAVFKQIPAEPKQGRVKVHVTAGQIKTLGWSRSFQIFLAIVKGMSLTFRHLFRKPVTFNYPNQKRSQSPRFRGVHRLQRFEDGKERCVGCGLCSVVCPSDAIYLEACENTPDNMVSHGERHAKFYQIDMLRCIFCGFCEEACPEDAIVMGPNWEAASTHRDDFIYTKDRLLVPIEKKDEWFRKGMTWKEEEEKTVPVSHDLPEYYIAQKKKEEKRAARAKS
- the hemA gene encoding glutamyl-tRNA reductase — translated: MMDQQRAESSSCHFIVLSFNHQNLALPDLRQYLFEQDELDAFLASLKTRCHIDDAIGLCTCNRAEIYIITNSVREGMTTALQALAERNHVSVEDLLSILTVKVDSNAVTHLARLASGLESMVVGDGQILGQLKKSYQQANQDNGAHRATHILLQKAFSIAKRVRNETGLGKGRVSVSALAVEFAKEHFGSMHKVRAAVVGAGKMSSLAAKYLYQAGVKELRIVNRTYESAQELAQQVNATVFGLDEIERALQGCDLIICGTASTEPVITPALFESERLRGQAPQMAIDIALPPDIDPAVAEMDCVEVVSLEDLRACAERNQAGRESELAHAEEIVMSELKQLGPWPQPIQLDQIAKDLGVYADRIYQEELQGLYDLVPDLTPEQQEAVAARMKRMAERIVLAPRRNLRRGETIKSCPEAVKCLAEVFREASGARSLAAVTLEPASTNEK
- the hemE gene encoding uroporphyrinogen decarboxylase encodes the protein MTQASSPKPTTQLTKKQRFMGAIEHKPIDRPPVWLMRQAGRYLPEYQAVKAKYTFHEMCRMPDIAADVSIQPMDRFGMDAIIVFNDILIPLQDMGFTVEYKEGGPVVDPPARCHGDLSRIQPARFDETPAVFDSLTEIRRRVGDDVPVLGFAGAPFTMAAYMSEGVTSKNLRHIKTLTYGQPDLLQQLLERVTETVIDYLRIQIKAGVNAVQIFDTWAGALSKEAYRKFALPYQQQVIKTIQDEGTPVILYVKNSPHVLDELGDSGAAVVSVDWLTPLNEAHVRLGKSVALQGNMDPTVLYANPEAVAQEAQRILEGLDRTTGHIVNLGHGILPETPVESVRAFVETVKGYEYASHSA
- the hemN gene encoding oxygen-independent coproporphyrinogen III oxidase encodes the protein MNTLPTAPKPEIDRDLINKYSMRGPRYTSYPTAPEWSDAVGEEAYWRHIEATNPGDSTQPLSLYIHIPFCGERCHFCGCNVIITSREDIHNNYVDLVCMEVERVAAKVDKTRRVIQFHLGGGTPTEISPAALERLLKFVKGQFNFDPAAELSIEVDLRVTTPQHLDVLIGCGFNRISMGVQDFSKETQEAINRLQSREQTEDFIKLCREKGFVSVNVDLVYGLPHQSTDTVNKTLDAIFEIDPDRIALYNYAFLPGKLGNQRRMEESWLPSAEERFNIFQLAIDRFTENGFVYIGMDHFAKPDDELTIAQREGTLQRNFMGFTTRAGADLYSFGVSSISSLDAIYTQNIKKLHTYEKLVRGGALPIERGIELTKDDRMRRWVIMELMCNLRLPVERFNQTWDENFHDYFADELTRLKPFIDDGLIEPNITKEIHVLELGRIIIRPIAMVFDYYLQQAQQTGRKTPTFSKTL